The Patescibacteria group bacterium genome window below encodes:
- a CDS encoding type II secretion system F family protein: MSYRYVASTKDGKIHKGTSDLMSRNAVIEDLESRSLIVISVEESRLIRAALRAGSGFLGPVRHIDRVLLTKHLSVMLRAGLSLLESLRILQEQAASRRLRRVLEVVAKAVEGGGSFADALSEHSAVFSTFFVSIVRAGEISGTLETSLDHLAVQLSKEHELRTRVRSAAFYPAIVLTAAALIGFFFATYVIPQVANLFIGLKGIELPLMTRLLLNSAAFLRNYTFQTFFGGLAGILLIYWFLRRPFVAPVTHLILLRLPILSKVVRDVNLARFSLLLSTLLKSGIPITQALQVTSDVLGNYYFKQALEKALVSVQQGEALSDALERSPHLYPKIVVRMINVGERSGKLEEVLSYLSEFYDLEVQTTMRNLTTIMEPVLLLLIGLVALGLAFAIIIPIYNFIGAISRL, encoded by the coding sequence ATGTCCTATCGTTACGTAGCCTCGACCAAGGACGGCAAGATCCATAAAGGCACCTCCGACCTCATGAGCCGGAACGCCGTCATTGAAGATCTTGAATCGCGGTCGCTGATCGTCATCTCGGTCGAGGAGTCGCGCTTGATCCGGGCCGCACTGCGCGCCGGGTCCGGCTTTCTTGGTCCGGTGCGGCATATCGACCGGGTGCTCCTGACCAAACATCTCTCTGTTATGTTGCGCGCCGGGTTGTCGCTGCTCGAATCGTTGCGCATCCTTCAGGAACAGGCTGCCTCGCGGCGGCTGCGGCGCGTACTCGAGGTCGTCGCCAAGGCGGTGGAGGGCGGCGGCAGTTTTGCCGACGCTTTGAGCGAGCATTCAGCTGTTTTTTCGACGTTCTTCGTAAGCATCGTCCGGGCCGGCGAGATCTCTGGTACCCTCGAGACCAGTCTCGACCATTTGGCCGTCCAGCTTTCCAAGGAACACGAACTCCGCACCCGGGTCCGGTCCGCGGCTTTTTATCCGGCGATCGTGCTGACCGCGGCGGCTCTCATCGGCTTCTTTTTCGCCACTTACGTCATTCCGCAAGTCGCCAATTTGTTCATCGGACTCAAGGGCATCGAGTTGCCGCTCATGACCAGACTGCTTCTCAATTCGGCCGCGTTCTTGCGCAATTATACTTTTCAGACTTTCTTTGGCGGCCTGGCCGGCATCTTGCTGATTTATTGGTTCTTGCGCCGCCCTTTCGTCGCTCCGGTCACGCATCTGATCCTGCTGCGCCTGCCGATCCTGAGCAAGGTCGTCCGCGACGTCAATCTGGCGCGCTTCTCCCTGTTGCTCAGCACTCTTTTGAAGAGCGGTATTCCGATCACCCAGGCGCTGCAGGTGACGTCCGACGTGCTGGGTAATTATTATTTCAAACAGGCTTTGGAGAAAGCGCTGGTATCCGTCCAGCAGGGCGAAGCTTTGTCAGACGCTTTGGAGCGGTCGCCGCACCTGTATCCGAAGATCGTCGTGCGGATGATCAACGTCGGTGAACGTTCGGGCAAACTGGAAGAAGTGCTGAGTTATCTCTCCGAGTTCTACGACCTCGAAGTCCAGACCACGATGCGGAACCTTACGACCATCATGGAGCCGGTTCTGCTCTTGCTCATCGGCTTGGTCGCCTTGGGCCTGGCTTTCGCCATCATCATCCCGATCTATAATTTCATCGGCGCGATCAGCCGGCTTTGA
- the rpmF gene encoding 50S ribosomal protein L32, with translation MGLPGHRRTSSHKRRRSAHFALKKLNLGACPKCKEPVMSHRACRNCGTYAGRQVLKMKSLVAKKAKPEAKAKK, from the coding sequence ATGGGTCTTCCTGGTCATCGTCGAACTAGTTCGCACAAGCGCCGCCGCTCCGCTCATTTTGCGTTGAAGAAGCTCAACCTGGGCGCTTGCCCGAAGTGCAAGGAGCCAGTCATGTCGCATCGCGCCTGCCGGAATTGCGGCACCTACGCCGGCCGTCAGGTCCTGAAGATGAAGAGCCTGGTTGCCAAGAAAGCCAAACCGGAAGCCAAAGCGAAGAAATAG
- the nusB gene encoding transcription antitermination factor NusB, whose amino-acid sequence MSNRHLARTIAMQSLYQWDFNGKQNERIPDIVESNLQEFAPDFDDKGFAVALIDSIVAKAADIDKLIAAFAPDWPIEQITNVDRNILRIGVYELKFSEAIPSKVAINEAIELAKTFGGESSGRFVNGVLGAIYKDMVAKNEIKEIDKIEHPPKNAAPPVEGAVPSAEPEKPVPPAQG is encoded by the coding sequence ATGTCCAATCGTCATCTCGCCCGGACCATCGCCATGCAGTCCTTGTACCAGTGGGACTTCAACGGCAAGCAGAACGAGCGTATCCCGGATATCGTTGAGTCCAACCTCCAGGAATTCGCGCCGGATTTTGACGACAAGGGTTTTGCCGTGGCGCTGATCGACAGCATCGTCGCCAAGGCCGCTGACATCGACAAGCTCATCGCGGCGTTTGCGCCGGATTGGCCCATCGAACAGATCACCAACGTCGATCGCAACATCCTGCGTATCGGCGTTTACGAGTTGAAATTTTCCGAGGCCATCCCCTCGAAGGTCGCCATCAACGAGGCGATCGAGCTCGCGAAGACCTTCGGCGGCGAGTCCTCCGGCCGGTTCGTGAACGGCGTCCTCGGCGCCATCTACAAGGACATGGTCGCCAAGAACGAGATCAAGGAGATCGACAAGATCGAACACCCGCCGAAGAATGCGGCGCCGCCGGTTGAGGGCGCTGTCCCGTCCGCCGAGCCCGAGAAACCGGTTCCGCCGGCCCAGGGCTGA
- a CDS encoding PilT/PilU family type 4a pilus ATPase: protein MTQIKSSEQLKALQVVDQLFDIAVERKASDLHLVSGKPPLLRISGEIVPVEGAKVLASEQVEQLVFALLSEQEAKRFNEEKELDVAHQTPSGQRFRVNLHWEKQHAALAARTIPSVIPTMEALNLPPVVQKMTDYPHGLVLVTGPTGSGKSTTLASMINRINTSESCNIITLEDPIEFLFAADKSVIRQRQLGQDFLSFGEGLKHILRQDPDVVMVGEMRDMDTIATTLTIAETGHLVFATLHTYSAAQTIDRIIDAFPPHQQNQVRSQLALTLRAVISQQLLPMPAGGRAAAREILINNPAVANLIRENKIPQIKNVLQTSAGEGMTTLGQDLQRLVDEGIVELDVAQQYLIGADKIGANDKPAKKKW, encoded by the coding sequence ATGACCCAAATCAAAAGCAGCGAACAACTCAAAGCTTTACAGGTGGTGGATCAGCTTTTCGATATTGCCGTCGAGCGCAAGGCCTCGGATCTTCATCTCGTGAGCGGTAAGCCGCCGTTGCTTCGCATCTCCGGCGAGATCGTGCCGGTCGAGGGCGCCAAGGTCCTGGCTTCCGAACAGGTCGAACAGCTCGTGTTCGCGCTGCTGAGCGAACAGGAGGCCAAGCGTTTCAACGAGGAGAAAGAACTCGACGTCGCCCACCAGACGCCGTCCGGCCAGCGTTTCCGCGTCAACTTGCACTGGGAGAAACAGCACGCCGCGCTCGCCGCCCGCACCATTCCTTCGGTGATCCCGACGATGGAGGCGCTGAACCTGCCGCCGGTCGTCCAGAAGATGACCGACTATCCGCACGGCCTCGTGCTCGTCACGGGTCCGACTGGCTCGGGTAAATCCACGACGCTGGCCTCGATGATCAACCGGATCAACACCTCGGAATCGTGCAACATCATCACGCTCGAGGACCCGATCGAGTTCCTGTTCGCCGCCGACAAGTCGGTCATCCGGCAGCGCCAGCTGGGCCAGGACTTCCTTTCTTTCGGCGAGGGCCTGAAGCACATCTTGCGCCAGGATCCGGACGTGGTCATGGTCGGCGAGATGCGCGACATGGACACGATCGCCACGACACTCACTATCGCTGAGACCGGTCATCTGGTCTTCGCTACTTTGCATACTTACTCCGCCGCACAGACGATCGACCGCATCATCGACGCTTTTCCGCCGCACCAACAGAACCAGGTGCGCTCTCAGTTGGCGCTCACGCTGCGAGCCGTGATCTCGCAGCAGCTCTTGCCGATGCCGGCCGGCGGCCGAGCCGCGGCGCGCGAGATCCTCATCAATAATCCGGCGGTCGCGAACCTGATCCGCGAGAACAAGATTCCGCAGATCAAGAACGTCCTGCAGACCTCGGCTGGCGAAGGTATGACCACGCTCGGTCAGGATCTGCAGCGTTTGGTTGATGAGGGAATCGTCGAACTCGATGTCGCTCAGCAGTATCTGATCGGAGCCGACAAGATCGGAGCCAATGACAAGCCGGCGAAGAAGAAGTGGTGA
- a CDS encoding response regulator gives MTAGSPQNQTAAKMKVLVIEDDKFLQRLLVMKLAQDGFDVVGASDGEDGLRRIVTEPPDLVVLDLILPKMDGFEVLTQMRTNSQTRDIPVIVLSNLGQEEDVSRVKQLGAMEFLTKSDISIHEVVQKIKEALARHLSQKK, from the coding sequence GTGACCGCAGGATCGCCGCAAAATCAGACGGCCGCGAAGATGAAGGTGCTTGTCATTGAAGACGACAAGTTTCTTCAGCGTCTGCTCGTGATGAAACTCGCGCAGGATGGTTTTGACGTGGTCGGCGCTTCTGACGGCGAAGATGGTCTGCGCCGCATCGTGACCGAACCGCCTGATCTGGTCGTCCTCGATTTGATCCTGCCGAAGATGGACGGTTTCGAAGTCCTGACGCAGATGCGCACCAACTCCCAGACGCGCGACATTCCCGTGATCGTGCTTTCGAACCTTGGTCAGGAGGAGGATGTCAGCCGGGTCAAACAGCTGGGCGCTATGGAATTCCTGACCAAGAGCGATATCTCCATCCATGAGGTCGTTCAGAAGATCAAAGAGGCTTTGGCCCGGCATTTAAGCCAGAAGAAATAA
- a CDS encoding diacylglycerol kinase family protein, with the protein MKLLRRRTKMALVANPNAGKHTPRAGLGAVIGKILAAPPDPHRLYDTQTLGELAQAAKRIQLSRPDILAVAGGDGTLHQTLTSVLAEYEKQPHAPLPRILIVPIGTMNTVATALGANRRDPVELVKRVSEKIRQGAGFRTVKANILKINGEYGFLYGAGLPVHFLNRYYSYPAELGKWRSAKVIAAVFWDEVLGLLPFRRSRRLLTEPVHARIRLPDGHEPPVVPFMSHTGFMVATVDEIGFGCRALPDARSCPGSFMIRSLRLSFWRLAVHLARLWSGFGLPAASAFDAVVPAVTIEYEQPTVTFLDGDMRPPTLRDEIVCGPELEFIID; encoded by the coding sequence GTGAAATTACTGCGCCGCCGCACCAAGATGGCGCTCGTGGCCAACCCGAACGCCGGCAAACATACTCCCCGCGCCGGACTCGGAGCGGTCATCGGCAAGATCCTGGCCGCGCCGCCGGATCCGCATCGTCTTTACGACACGCAGACCCTCGGCGAACTGGCCCAGGCAGCCAAACGCATCCAGCTCAGCCGTCCGGATATCCTGGCCGTGGCTGGCGGCGACGGCACGCTGCACCAGACGCTCACGAGCGTGCTCGCCGAGTACGAGAAGCAGCCGCATGCGCCGCTGCCGCGGATCCTGATCGTCCCGATCGGCACGATGAACACGGTCGCGACCGCTCTCGGCGCCAATCGCCGCGATCCGGTCGAGCTCGTGAAACGCGTCAGCGAGAAGATCCGGCAAGGGGCCGGGTTCCGCACCGTCAAAGCCAACATCCTCAAGATCAACGGCGAGTACGGCTTCCTCTACGGCGCCGGCCTGCCGGTTCATTTCTTGAACCGCTACTATTCCTATCCGGCCGAACTCGGCAAGTGGCGGTCCGCCAAGGTCATCGCCGCCGTATTCTGGGACGAGGTCCTCGGCCTGCTGCCGTTCCGGCGTTCGCGCCGACTGCTCACTGAGCCGGTCCATGCCCGCATCCGTCTGCCGGATGGTCATGAGCCGCCCGTCGTTCCTTTCATGAGCCACACCGGTTTCATGGTCGCGACGGTCGACGAGATCGGTTTCGGCTGCCGGGCGCTGCCTGACGCCAGAAGCTGCCCCGGCAGTTTCATGATCCGGTCGCTCCGGCTCTCGTTCTGGAGACTGGCCGTGCATCTGGCCCGTCTCTGGAGCGGCTTCGGACTGCCGGCTGCCTCCGCTTTCGACGCGGTGGTTCCGGCCGTGACCATCGAATACGAACAGCCGACCGTCACGTTCCTTGACGGCGACATGCGGCCGCCGACGCTCCGCGACGAGATCGTCTGCGGTCCGGAACTCGAGTTCATCATTGATTGA
- a CDS encoding HAMP domain-containing sensor histidine kinase, with product MFFGAAFLAAAGIFASLLTAQALAVYGNAVNASPLVHLLVVQAAMVAFGVVASLSGRRRQIWAAISVVAALASVVLVSRWGYGWTSVGTVVIPDLRSPGVAAAAIVFAVASALVGLPGLVTLLRRESSGKVGSMIAFAVAGFIAVAVGLYCVFAGGKSAPLVVGTGYLLISISQFFGAIGTVSREERVSGNPLNYFGDDLVNRLSLLTATVFWVIVLCGSLSFLSVFASIQREADIIQARETLGDMAQDYVWSRNVALEDVIWASRSLTAALVGQRADRAARIDLRSLVPADRYFSVRLTDSEGRIISSDLPSDIVGSSVPLNATLAKAAAGFSVASLEIEPVLERNLIMAAAPVTAPSGETWVLAVSSEWLGDSLGDVGADMPSIGYGLVNTDDQEILTVGKPLLQEDWQDRTIDRNGTETADLGGTPALVLAVFSTGGEPAGSFYVLLPFHDQTGQLRQIGLVASLGFAALFLIMLMFSAYVQSSTLRPLQEIDRLITGLEKGSFRPAIGRFGNDEIGVLVSRLSSIAEKLSLNVSGLNSVIGEQMDFLVNTANEMRTPLNIIRWTVDMMRFGDTGRLNKDQLELLEQLHQVDQRLIVLVTNLIEASKMERGRISLKLAPCAIEGIIDQAVGSFAMKIREKQLELAWQPPERKLPEVRADKDRLNQILINLISNAVKYTDVGGRITIKAAVSTEISPGGQRGRFIKLTIEDNGRGIPAKQQPQVFSRFFRGRNVMTDDVNGAGLGLYIVDKLVALHGGKIWFESVEGSGTTFSFTIPTVKRT from the coding sequence ATGTTTTTCGGCGCGGCTTTTTTAGCTGCAGCCGGAATCTTCGCGTCATTACTTACGGCTCAAGCCTTGGCGGTTTACGGCAATGCGGTCAATGCCAGTCCCCTGGTTCATCTCTTGGTGGTCCAGGCGGCCATGGTTGCCTTCGGCGTCGTCGCCTCGCTTTCCGGGCGCCGTCGCCAGATCTGGGCTGCAATTTCGGTTGTTGCCGCTTTAGCATCAGTCGTGCTCGTCAGCCGCTGGGGTTATGGTTGGACCTCGGTCGGGACGGTCGTCATTCCGGATCTGCGCTCGCCGGGAGTGGCCGCCGCCGCCATCGTTTTCGCCGTCGCGTCGGCATTGGTCGGCCTACCGGGACTGGTGACGCTCTTGCGACGCGAATCGTCAGGCAAGGTCGGTTCGATGATCGCTTTCGCGGTTGCCGGTTTTATCGCCGTCGCAGTCGGTCTCTATTGCGTATTTGCGGGCGGGAAATCGGCTCCGCTTGTCGTCGGGACCGGCTATCTTCTGATCTCCATCAGCCAGTTCTTCGGAGCGATTGGCACGGTCAGCCGCGAGGAGCGCGTGTCCGGCAATCCGTTGAATTATTTCGGCGACGATCTCGTCAACCGACTATCATTGCTGACCGCGACCGTGTTCTGGGTGATCGTGTTATGCGGCTCCCTTTCTTTCCTTTCCGTCTTCGCATCGATCCAGCGCGAAGCTGATATCATCCAGGCTCGCGAGACCCTGGGAGATATGGCGCAGGATTACGTCTGGTCCCGAAATGTAGCTTTGGAGGACGTGATCTGGGCCTCCAGATCGTTAACCGCCGCTCTCGTCGGGCAACGAGCGGATAGGGCTGCTCGGATTGATTTGCGCAGTTTGGTTCCGGCTGACAGATATTTTTCCGTCCGTTTGACCGATTCCGAAGGCCGCATCATCAGCAGTGATTTGCCCTCGGATATCGTCGGATCCTCCGTGCCGTTGAATGCGACCTTGGCCAAAGCCGCGGCCGGTTTTAGCGTCGCATCTTTGGAGATTGAACCGGTTCTGGAGCGCAATTTGATTATGGCCGCCGCTCCTGTAACCGCGCCGTCAGGCGAGACCTGGGTATTGGCGGTTTCGTCCGAGTGGCTAGGTGATTCTCTTGGCGACGTCGGAGCAGATATGCCGTCGATCGGTTACGGGCTCGTGAACACTGATGATCAGGAAATCCTGACGGTCGGCAAGCCCTTGCTCCAGGAAGATTGGCAGGATCGCACGATTGATCGCAATGGCACGGAAACCGCTGATCTGGGAGGCACGCCAGCGCTGGTTCTTGCTGTCTTTTCGACCGGCGGCGAACCGGCCGGCAGTTTCTACGTTCTGTTGCCTTTTCACGATCAGACTGGACAGTTACGTCAGATCGGTCTGGTCGCAAGTCTGGGTTTTGCCGCGCTTTTCCTGATCATGCTCATGTTCTCGGCCTATGTTCAGAGCTCGACGCTTCGGCCGCTGCAGGAGATCGACCGATTGATCACTGGTTTGGAGAAAGGATCTTTCCGTCCGGCCATAGGCCGATTTGGAAACGATGAGATCGGTGTTTTGGTCAGCCGACTAAGTTCGATCGCCGAGAAATTGAGCCTCAATGTTTCCGGGTTGAATTCGGTCATCGGCGAGCAAATGGATTTCCTGGTCAACACCGCCAACGAGATGCGGACGCCGCTCAACATCATTCGCTGGACCGTCGACATGATGCGCTTCGGCGATACCGGTCGGTTGAACAAGGATCAGCTGGAATTGCTCGAGCAGCTTCACCAAGTCGACCAGCGGCTGATTGTCCTGGTCACTAATCTCATCGAGGCTTCCAAGATGGAGCGCGGCCGCATTTCTCTTAAATTGGCCCCCTGCGCCATCGAAGGGATTATTGACCAAGCTGTCGGTTCTTTTGCCATGAAGATCCGCGAAAAGCAGCTGGAGTTGGCGTGGCAGCCTCCGGAGAGGAAATTACCCGAGGTCCGGGCGGATAAGGACCGGTTGAATCAGATCCTGATCAATTTGATCTCTAACGCCGTTAAATACACCGACGTCGGAGGTCGGATCACTATCAAAGCGGCGGTGAGCACAGAAATATCTCCTGGCGGTCAGCGCGGGCGTTTCATCAAGCTCACGATCGAAGACAATGGTCGTGGTATTCCCGCTAAACAGCAGCCACAGGTGTTTTCGCGCTTCTTCCGCGGCCGCAACGTCATGACCGACGACGTCAATGGCGCCGGGCTCGGACTTTATATCGTTGATAAGCTGGTGGCTCTGCACGGCGGCAAGATTTGGTTCGAATCAGTCGAGGGTTCTGGCACGACTTTTTCGTTCACCATCCCGACCGTTAAACGGACATGA
- a CDS encoding response regulator — MKDVHHDKARQTRILIVEDESALMDIYAMVLSQTGYEVIKASDGVAGLEAAIHESPDLVLLDLALPLKDGFEVLRDLRRNPRTAVTPVIILSNLGQDYEVKTGLNLGANKFLIKTQVGPEMLSEEVAKVLAKARAAAQSENVDKK, encoded by the coding sequence ATGAAAGATGTTCATCACGACAAAGCGAGGCAAACCAGGATCCTGATTGTCGAGGACGAGAGCGCTCTCATGGATATTTACGCCATGGTTTTGAGCCAGACTGGCTATGAAGTAATCAAAGCTTCAGACGGCGTGGCTGGTCTGGAGGCCGCCATCCACGAGTCTCCGGATCTGGTATTGCTCGATCTGGCCCTGCCGCTCAAAGACGGTTTCGAGGTGCTGCGCGATTTGCGCCGCAATCCGCGCACGGCCGTGACTCCGGTCATCATTCTTTCCAATCTCGGCCAGGATTATGAGGTCAAAACCGGCCTGAATCTCGGAGCCAATAAATTTTTGATCAAGACTCAGGTTGGTCCGGAAATGTTGTCTGAAGAGGTCGCCAAGGTGCTCGCTAAAGCGCGAGCGGCTGCGCAATCGGAAAATGTCGATAAAAAATAA
- the rnc gene encoding ribonuclease III — MNNKDLGKLEQRIGITFKDQNVLMQAFIHRSYLNEHPSFPFNHNERLEFLGDAILELVVTEYLFNNYPNPEGELTNWRAALVNAKSLSEVAKDLGLDEYLYLSHGEAKDSQGKARQYILANTFESLVGVIYLDQGLDAARKFIKEFVLVKLQYILEHQLYLDPKSRFQESSQDVAGVTPSYRVIGEQGPDHAKEFTVGVYLGEELVATGVGSSKQEAQVAAAEKALEVKGW; from the coding sequence ATGAATAACAAAGACCTCGGTAAATTGGAGCAGCGGATCGGCATCACGTTCAAGGATCAGAACGTCCTGATGCAGGCTTTCATCCACCGTTCGTACCTGAACGAGCATCCCAGCTTCCCATTCAATCATAATGAGCGCCTCGAATTCCTCGGGGACGCTATTCTGGAATTGGTCGTTACTGAATATCTTTTCAATAATTATCCGAATCCCGAGGGCGAGCTCACCAACTGGCGCGCCGCGCTCGTGAACGCCAAGTCGCTCTCCGAGGTCGCCAAGGATCTCGGCCTCGACGAATACCTGTACCTGTCGCACGGCGAAGCCAAGGACAGCCAGGGCAAGGCCCGGCAGTACATCCTGGCCAATACTTTCGAGTCGCTCGTCGGCGTGATCTATCTCGATCAGGGGCTCGACGCGGCGCGCAAATTCATCAAGGAGTTCGTCCTGGTCAAATTGCAATACATCCTCGAACACCAGCTGTATCTCGATCCGAAGAGCCGTTTCCAGGAGAGTTCGCAGGACGTGGCCGGCGTCACTCCGTCGTATCGGGTGATCGGCGAGCAGGGTCCGGATCACGCCAAGGAGTTCACCGTCGGCGTTTATCTCGGCGAGGAACTGGTCGCGACCGGCGTCGGCAGTTCCAAACAGGAGGCTCAGGTCGCCGCGGCCGAAAAAGCCCTGGAAGTTAAAGGTTGGTAA
- a CDS encoding ATPase, T2SS/T4P/T4SS family, with the protein MLATKEQFKAILVDTGLVKPEDLESSAAEAAKTGSTIEEVLVERNLVPEEYLGQLLAEAISFPYIRLENQKIPDHLLRIIPERVARKVGALVFGKDDLGRLLVAMRDPSDLDFIRLLEKKSGVRVLPHFATARGLQSGLERYASDLNSSIEAILEEAAPKRGQGDESGESGVIRVVELLMAYAFRTNASDVHIEPREGSIVVRYRIDGILHDVVSLPQRLMEAVVTRIKILSKMRTDEHFAAQDGKFQELVNGERLDVRVSVLPVVDGEKVVMRLLSEKGKRFGLKDLGFSDADLKKLERHIKKSFGMVLAVGPTGSGKTTTMYTILRILNTRDVNIATIEDPIEYSIEGVNQIQVNAKTGLTFSAGLRSIVRQDPDIIMVGEIRDEETAGIAVNSAMTGHLVLSTLHTNDAATTLPRFRDMKVEPFLIASTVNVIVAQRLVRKICGRCITSQDLSLAEFLERFPKAVVERMFGKQKKDQTIRVYHGKGCDRCGDTGYQGRVGIYEILEMEENIRDLIMTNANAKTIRDAAVKNGMTTMLEDGIRKALEGVTTIDEALRVAGE; encoded by the coding sequence ATGCTCGCTACCAAGGAGCAATTCAAAGCCATCCTGGTCGACACCGGACTCGTCAAACCAGAAGATCTGGAGAGCAGCGCCGCTGAGGCTGCGAAGACTGGTTCGACCATTGAAGAGGTTCTGGTTGAACGCAACCTGGTGCCGGAAGAATATCTCGGCCAGTTGTTGGCTGAAGCCATAAGTTTTCCTTATATCCGTTTGGAGAATCAGAAGATTCCCGATCATCTGCTTCGGATCATTCCTGAGCGCGTCGCGCGCAAGGTCGGTGCGCTGGTCTTCGGCAAGGACGATCTCGGCCGCCTGCTCGTGGCCATGCGCGATCCGTCCGATCTTGATTTTATCCGCCTGCTCGAGAAAAAGAGCGGCGTCCGCGTGTTGCCGCATTTCGCCACGGCGCGCGGTTTGCAATCCGGTTTGGAGCGTTACGCCAGCGATCTGAACAGTTCCATCGAAGCGATCCTGGAGGAGGCGGCTCCGAAGCGCGGCCAGGGCGACGAATCTGGCGAGTCCGGCGTCATTCGCGTCGTCGAACTGCTCATGGCCTACGCTTTCCGGACGAATGCTTCCGATGTCCATATCGAACCGCGCGAAGGCTCGATCGTCGTGCGTTATCGCATTGACGGCATCCTGCACGACGTCGTGAGCCTGCCGCAGCGGCTCATGGAGGCGGTCGTGACGCGCATCAAGATCCTTTCGAAGATGCGCACGGACGAGCATTTCGCCGCCCAGGACGGAAAATTCCAGGAGCTCGTCAATGGCGAGCGGCTCGACGTCCGCGTCTCGGTGCTGCCGGTCGTTGATGGCGAGAAGGTCGTCATGCGTCTGCTTTCGGAGAAGGGGAAGCGCTTCGGGCTCAAGGACCTCGGTTTTTCCGACGCCGACCTGAAGAAACTGGAGCGGCATATCAAGAAATCTTTCGGCATGGTGCTGGCCGTCGGTCCGACCGGTTCTGGCAAGACGACCACCATGTACACGATCCTGCGCATTCTCAACACCCGCGACGTCAATATCGCGACCATCGAGGATCCGATCGAATATTCCATCGAAGGCGTCAATCAGATCCAGGTCAACGCGAAGACCGGACTCACGTTTTCCGCCGGGCTGCGTTCGATCGTCCGCCAGGATCCGGATATCATCATGGTCGGCGAGATCCGCGACGAGGAGACCGCCGGCATCGCGGTCAATTCCGCCATGACCGGCCACCTGGTCCTTTCGACCTTGCATACGAATGACGCCGCCACGACCTTGCCGCGCTTCCGCGACATGAAGGTGGAACCGTTCCTGATCGCTTCGACCGTGAATGTCATCGTCGCCCAGCGTCTCGTTCGGAAGATCTGCGGCCGCTGCATCACGAGCCAGGACCTGTCCTTGGCCGAGTTCCTGGAGAGGTTCCCGAAAGCCGTCGTCGAACGCATGTTCGGCAAGCAGAAGAAGGATCAGACCATCCGCGTCTATCACGGCAAAGGCTGCGATCGCTGCGGCGACACCGGGTATCAGGGCCGCGTGGGCATCTACGAGATCCTGGAGATGGAGGAGAATATCCGCGATCTGATCATGACCAACGCCAACGCCAAGACCATCCGCGACGCGGCGGTGAAGAACGGTATGACCACCATGCTTGAGGATGGCATCCGCAAAGCGCTCGAAGGCGTCACGACCATCGACGAGGCTCTGCGCGTAGCCGGCGAGTAA
- a CDS encoding DUF1189 family protein produces MSKNNLWRQIVWSSYDLEFYRRVRSRPWFESFRYLLAFGLLLAVLFAALFAPAAFSFPGRAVGFLEKLPAESYIAVKSGRIETDLPQPAEWGSGNYRIVIDTSIEGGEWRETLPSGAMIVGRDAIFIDQLGDQRVLPASDLGELSLTRAAALDWWKKYGPGFGIAATLALFVAYLFILVLANVFLALLGAVMAFAIGRALRLQPDFGSWFAAGLHAITLPVLASVLFGLLGLDAPAIRTVIFFMFIAAVVIDERNNPLPAVASGSEKK; encoded by the coding sequence ATGTCGAAGAACAATCTTTGGCGGCAGATCGTCTGGAGTTCCTACGATCTCGAATTTTATCGCCGGGTCCGGTCGCGGCCATGGTTCGAGTCTTTCCGCTACCTGCTGGCGTTCGGCCTGCTTCTGGCAGTGCTGTTCGCGGCCCTGTTCGCGCCGGCGGCTTTTTCGTTCCCGGGGCGCGCCGTCGGTTTTTTGGAAAAGTTGCCGGCGGAGTCGTACATTGCCGTGAAGTCCGGCCGGATCGAGACCGACCTGCCGCAGCCGGCGGAGTGGGGCAGTGGCAATTACAGGATCGTGATCGATACGTCGATCGAGGGCGGCGAGTGGCGGGAGACACTGCCGTCCGGGGCGATGATCGTCGGCCGCGATGCTATTTTCATCGACCAGCTCGGCGACCAGCGCGTGCTTCCGGCTTCGGATTTGGGCGAGCTGTCGCTGACGCGCGCGGCGGCTCTCGATTGGTGGAAAAAATACGGCCCTGGTTTCGGCATCGCGGCGACATTGGCGTTGTTCGTAGCGTATCTTTTCATTCTGGTCCTGGCTAACGTATTTTTGGCTTTACTTGGCGCTGTTATGGCCTTCGCCATCGGCCGCGCTTTGCGTTTGCAGCCAGATTTCGGTTCGTGGTTCGCGGCTGGCTTGCACGCCATCACCTTGCCGGTCCTGGCCAGTGTTCTCTTCGGGCTTCTCGGCCTCGACGCGCCGGCGATCCGGACAGTCATCTTCTTTATGTTCATCGCGGCCGTCGTCATTGACGAACGCAACAATCCGCTCCCGGCCGTTGCTTCTGGATCGGAGAAAAAATAA